A genomic stretch from Thermoprotei archaeon includes:
- a CDS encoding DegT/DnrJ/EryC1/StrS family aminotransferase: protein MIPINKPLIGKEEIEAIYDVINSGVLTSASVDGGPKVREFESKFASFVGSRYGVAVNSGTAALHLALLAAGVGPGDEVIVPPFTFVATATVVLLVGARPVFVDIDPETYNIDPEKVRRLISPKTKAIIPVHLYGLPAEMDALIEIAREHNIVVIEDAAQAHGASYKGRIAGSIGDMGCFSFYATKNMTTGEGGMITTDNKEYWERLKMLRTHGQVKGYDPHVLGYNYRMPEIEAAIGLVQLSKLPRFLEARRRNAMILNDLLSEFKSLKLPYEPTGIRHSWYLYTIGVNNDRDALRNGLNKLGINAAVYYETPVHLTPLFYKMGFRKGMYPVAEYASQHVLSLPIHPGLGENDMVFIYESIKKMLVV, encoded by the coding sequence ATGATACCAATTAATAAACCGTTGATTGGGAAGGAGGAAATAGAGGCAATTTATGATGTGATTAATTCTGGTGTACTCACGAGCGCCTCTGTTGATGGTGGTCCTAAAGTTCGTGAGTTTGAATCAAAGTTTGCTAGTTTTGTTGGTTCTAGATATGGTGTTGCCGTGAATAGTGGTACTGCAGCTTTACATCTAGCCTTGTTGGCCGCTGGAGTTGGTCCTGGTGATGAAGTTATAGTACCACCGTTCACTTTTGTTGCTACTGCTACTGTGGTGCTTTTGGTTGGTGCTAGGCCTGTTTTTGTTGACATTGATCCTGAAACATATAATATTGATCCTGAGAAAGTTAGGAGGTTGATATCTCCGAAGACTAAGGCTATAATACCTGTTCATCTTTATGGATTGCCTGCTGAAATGGACGCCTTAATAGAGATTGCTAGAGAGCATAATATTGTTGTGATAGAGGATGCGGCGCAAGCACACGGTGCATCTTATAAAGGTCGCATAGCTGGCTCTATTGGGGATATGGGGTGCTTTAGTTTTTATGCAACAAAGAACATGACCACTGGTGAAGGTGGCATGATAACTACTGATAATAAAGAGTATTGGGAGCGTTTAAAAATGTTAAGAACGCATGGTCAGGTTAAAGGTTATGATCCGCACGTGCTTGGATACAATTATAGAATGCCTGAAATTGAGGCTGCAATAGGTCTCGTTCAGCTTTCTAAGCTTCCACGTTTTCTTGAGGCTAGAAGAAGAAATGCCATGATACTTAACGATTTACTTAGTGAGTTCAAGAGTTTGAAATTACCTTATGAACCTACAGGAATTAGGCACTCATGGTATCTTTATACTATTGGTGTTAATAATGATAGGGATGCTCTTCGGAATGGCTTAAATAAGTTAGGCATTAATGCTGCAGTATATTATGAAACACCAGTTCATTTAACACCGCTGTTTTATAAAATGGGTTTTAGAAAGGGAATGTATCCTGTGGCTGAATACGCTTCTCAGCATGTCTTATCACTTCCTATTCATCCAGGATTAGGCGAGAATGATATGGTATTTATATATGAGAGTATAAAGAAAATGTTAGTGGTGTAA
- the gatD gene encoding Glu-tRNA(Gln) amidotransferase subunit GatD has product MDPLYGYRGHVRRILESVNASIGDVIIIKSRGLTYTGILMPRYETADSDHITIKLENGYNIGVFVDESTIVEVKKRGKQSQMPIQAPQFKGLPFMTLIGAGGTIMSRIDYETGGVKPSFTVADLVEIVPGINERYDVRLIELLKIFSEDMKPEYWSRMAEVVANEIISGSEGVIIAHGTDTMGYSAAALSFALRNLPVPVVFVGAQRSSDRPSSDAAVNLRSAVTYATRGPYSGVVVVMHGGLNDDVCHVHRGTKVRKLHTSRRDAFRTVNSNIVAEIHGEVIKIVDSRYLLPRDKSRRVELYSKFESRVALIKTYPGISAELVDYLLDRNYRGIVIEGTGLGHVPMEFVKSIQRASELGVVVVIASQCIWGRVNMNVYSRGRELLAAGAIGAEDMLPETALIKLMWVLGQGYDYKDAKKVMLQNIAGEIEERSLENWRCVQ; this is encoded by the coding sequence TTGGATCCTCTTTATGGATATAGAGGTCACGTAAGAAGGATTTTAGAGAGTGTAAATGCTAGTATAGGTGATGTGATTATAATTAAATCAAGAGGCCTGACTTATACTGGAATATTAATGCCACGTTATGAAACTGCAGATTCTGATCACATAACGATAAAGTTGGAGAATGGATATAATATAGGAGTGTTTGTTGATGAGAGTACTATAGTTGAAGTAAAGAAACGTGGTAAGCAAAGTCAGATGCCTATTCAAGCCCCTCAGTTTAAGGGTCTTCCCTTCATGACTTTAATAGGTGCTGGAGGAACTATAATGAGCCGAATAGATTATGAGACCGGTGGTGTGAAGCCATCTTTTACTGTAGCTGATCTTGTAGAGATTGTTCCGGGAATTAATGAGAGGTATGATGTAAGGCTGATAGAGCTTTTAAAAATTTTTAGTGAGGATATGAAGCCAGAATATTGGTCGAGAATGGCTGAAGTAGTAGCTAATGAGATAATAAGTGGGAGTGAGGGTGTAATAATAGCGCATGGTACAGACACTATGGGCTATTCTGCGGCGGCGTTAAGTTTTGCTCTGAGAAATCTTCCTGTACCGGTTGTTTTTGTTGGTGCTCAGAGGAGTTCGGATAGACCTTCTAGTGACGCTGCTGTTAATTTAAGGTCTGCTGTGACTTATGCTACGAGAGGTCCTTATTCTGGTGTGGTTGTTGTGATGCATGGTGGTCTTAATGACGATGTTTGTCATGTACATAGAGGTACTAAGGTTAGGAAGTTACATACAAGTAGGAGAGATGCGTTTCGGACTGTGAATTCCAACATTGTTGCTGAGATTCATGGTGAAGTCATTAAAATTGTTGATAGTAGATATTTATTACCCCGTGATAAATCTCGACGTGTTGAGCTATATTCTAAGTTTGAATCTAGAGTGGCTTTGATAAAAACGTATCCTGGGATTAGTGCTGAGTTAGTTGATTATCTGTTAGATAGGAATTATAGAGGTATTGTTATTGAAGGAACAGGGTTAGGGCATGTTCCTATGGAGTTTGTGAAATCGATTCAGCGTGCTAGTGAGTTGGGCGTTGTTGTGGTTATAGCATCTCAGTGCATTTGGGGAAGGGTGAACATGAATGTTTATTCTAGAGGAAGAGAACTGCTTGCGGCTGGCGCGATAGGAGCCGAAGATATGTTACCTGAGACAGCTTTGATTAAATTGATGTGGGTTTTGGGTCAGGGTTATGATTATAAAGATGCTAAAAAGGTTATGTTACAGAATATAGCAGGTGAGATAGAGGAAAGATCACTTGAGAACTGGAGGTGCGTACAGTGA
- the gatE gene encoding Glu-tRNA(Gln) amidotransferase subunit GatE, which produces MIDYNSIGLKVGLEVHQQLDTRHKLFCSCPTELSERESTRFHRYLRAVRSELGEVDPAALFEMKRGRSYIYLCDNNNTCLVEMDEEPPHSINEEALQIALTFALMVNSIPVDEVHVMRKEVIDGSNTSGFQRTAVIALGGFVRDGNEIISIQTISLEEDAARKTDEKSSLVYYRLDRMGIPLIEVSTGPDIHSPEQAERVALKIGRLLRSTGKVKRGLGTIRQDLNISIRNGAKTEIKGIQELELIGKVVEYEVLRQLNLLKLKDELNKRVRKDSLAFEPVDVTKVFESTNSKVLRKYIDNNEKIYALKLKNFSGFLGFELQTNRRFGTELSDYAKFWGGVTGIIHTDELPSYGITLDEVKRLREFMKAEEGDAIIITGGPEENCIEGLKAVYQRILQAFVMIPEETRVARPDGTTSYARPRPGSARMYPETDVPPIVITKELLDVLQISLPKTLEEKVKELMELHKLNKELAISIADSDYYELYMEAVKLGVPSTIAASMLTQTLKSLKREGVPIENLTERVLREVFKKLSKGELVKEALPDILAWLARNPSSSIEDSLKVLNLTPLTEVDVGRLIDSLIEKYRGTVKIEFLSNVVMKELMKQIRGRFDGGIAKKIIDEKIRRMRENNF; this is translated from the coding sequence GTGATTGATTATAATTCGATTGGCTTGAAAGTTGGGCTTGAGGTCCATCAACAGCTTGATACAAGACATAAACTTTTTTGTTCTTGTCCTACTGAACTAAGTGAAAGAGAGAGTACTAGATTTCATAGATATCTTAGGGCTGTTAGAAGTGAATTGGGTGAAGTAGATCCCGCAGCGTTATTTGAGATGAAAAGAGGGCGAAGTTATATATATTTATGTGATAACAATAATACGTGTCTTGTAGAGATGGATGAGGAACCCCCTCATTCGATTAACGAGGAAGCATTACAGATTGCGTTAACTTTTGCTTTAATGGTTAACAGTATACCAGTTGATGAGGTTCATGTGATGAGGAAGGAAGTTATTGATGGTTCTAATACTTCTGGTTTTCAGAGAACCGCTGTAATAGCATTAGGAGGTTTTGTAAGGGATGGAAATGAGATTATTTCAATACAAACAATCTCTTTAGAGGAGGATGCTGCACGAAAAACTGATGAGAAGAGCTCATTGGTGTATTACAGGTTAGACAGGATGGGTATTCCACTTATAGAGGTTTCTACAGGTCCTGATATCCATTCACCTGAACAAGCTGAACGTGTGGCCCTTAAAATTGGGAGACTATTAAGGTCTACAGGTAAAGTGAAGAGAGGCTTAGGGACGATACGTCAAGATCTCAACATTTCGATTAGAAATGGTGCAAAGACTGAGATAAAGGGTATTCAGGAGTTAGAGCTTATAGGTAAGGTAGTTGAGTATGAGGTCTTAAGGCAGTTAAATCTTCTTAAGCTAAAGGATGAGCTTAATAAAAGGGTTAGAAAAGATTCACTGGCTTTTGAGCCCGTTGATGTGACTAAAGTTTTTGAAAGTACAAACAGTAAAGTTTTGCGAAAATATATTGATAACAATGAAAAAATCTATGCACTGAAGCTTAAGAATTTCTCTGGTTTTCTTGGATTTGAATTGCAGACTAATAGGAGGTTTGGTACAGAGCTTTCTGATTATGCAAAGTTTTGGGGAGGTGTTACTGGTATTATACACACTGATGAACTACCTAGTTATGGTATAACTCTAGATGAAGTGAAGAGGCTTAGGGAATTTATGAAAGCTGAAGAGGGTGACGCAATAATTATAACTGGAGGACCAGAGGAGAATTGTATTGAAGGCTTGAAAGCTGTGTATCAGCGTATATTGCAAGCTTTTGTAATGATACCAGAGGAAACTAGGGTTGCTAGACCTGATGGAACAACTAGTTATGCAAGACCAAGACCAGGATCTGCTAGAATGTATCCTGAAACCGATGTTCCACCAATTGTTATTACAAAAGAATTATTAGATGTTTTGCAAATTTCACTACCTAAAACTTTAGAAGAGAAGGTGAAAGAATTAATGGAGTTGCATAAACTTAACAAAGAGTTAGCGATAAGTATTGCTGATTCAGATTATTATGAGCTTTATATGGAGGCAGTCAAACTGGGAGTACCTTCAACAATAGCTGCGTCCATGCTGACCCAAACATTAAAAAGTCTGAAACGCGAGGGTGTGCCTATTGAAAATCTTACAGAGAGGGTTTTAAGAGAAGTGTTCAAAAAGTTATCAAAAGGAGAATTAGTAAAAGAGGCTTTGCCTGATATATTAGCATGGCTTGCCAGAAATCCGTCCTCTTCGATTGAAGATTCACTTAAAGTTCTTAATTTAACACCGTTGACTGAGGTGGATGTAGGGCGTCTCATAGATTCTCTTATTGAAAAGTATAGGGGTACAGTAAAAATTGAGTTTTTGAGTAATGTGGTGATGAAAGAGTTGATGAAGCAGATAAGAGGACGTTTTGATGGGGGTATAGCTAAAAAAATTATTGATGAAAAAATTAGGAGAATGAGAGAGAACAATTTTTAA
- a CDS encoding acylphosphatase, whose product MGIKRAHVRVYGIVQGVFFRSTTRSVARRLGLKGYVKNLPDGSVEAIFEGDEEAVEEAIEWCRRGPPAAVVERVDVKYEEPKDDYDDFYIEY is encoded by the coding sequence ATGGGTATTAAGCGTGCGCATGTAAGAGTGTATGGCATTGTTCAAGGAGTGTTTTTTAGATCCACTACAAGAAGTGTTGCAAGGAGGCTTGGATTAAAAGGTTATGTTAAGAACTTACCTGATGGCAGTGTTGAAGCGATTTTTGAAGGCGATGAAGAGGCGGTTGAAGAAGCTATTGAATGGTGTAGACGTGGACCTCCCGCTGCTGTTGTTGAGAGAGTTGATGTAAAGTATGAAGAGCCTAAGGATGATTATGATGACTTCTACATTGAATATTAG
- a CDS encoding restriction endonuclease has translation MSWSQLEERIAQYFSSLGYSVTRNLRIKGKSGALHEIDVYAEKEGPEGKIRVIVEAKDYSEPVTKEWVMKLAEVKEDVGADKAILVASSRFTPSAIAIAQSKGVDLWDNEILVEKLKRMKIDEKEVNVKALSVSLTKNEALRIVFKNLRRILFFKSERIKNFSLVFHPTYLFEVRVVEFISHFISKPTKRYIKRYLMVDSVNGNVLGFYKVSGESYVNVNDPLMRILAVLSLKGEILLNEAEKMISKELIRDMINQHVFSHDTKKNTLRLNQRKSHILVDPNIIERKLVTLREKELLIEKSVMSINDLFDKLSGNFTFDVLSTTTIFYPFYKAIVVDKDGGERYIYIDGVTKRAWSEP, from the coding sequence TTGAGCTGGTCTCAATTAGAAGAAAGAATAGCTCAATATTTTTCGTCATTAGGATACAGCGTAACAAGAAATTTGAGAATTAAAGGTAAGAGCGGAGCTTTACATGAAATAGATGTGTATGCTGAGAAAGAGGGTCCCGAAGGTAAAATACGTGTAATCGTTGAGGCAAAGGACTATTCTGAACCTGTGACTAAAGAATGGGTTATGAAGTTAGCAGAAGTTAAAGAGGATGTTGGTGCAGATAAGGCCATTCTTGTAGCTTCATCACGTTTCACACCTTCAGCAATAGCCATAGCACAAAGTAAAGGAGTAGATCTTTGGGATAATGAGATACTAGTTGAAAAATTGAAAAGAATGAAAATCGATGAAAAGGAAGTAAATGTTAAGGCCTTGTCCGTATCCTTAACAAAAAATGAAGCATTAAGGATAGTATTCAAAAACCTGAGACGGATACTATTTTTCAAATCAGAACGTATCAAAAATTTCTCATTAGTTTTTCATCCAACATATTTATTTGAAGTTCGTGTAGTAGAATTCATCAGTCATTTTATAAGTAAACCCACGAAAAGATACATAAAGCGTTATTTAATGGTAGACTCGGTAAACGGAAACGTTTTAGGTTTTTATAAAGTGAGTGGAGAATCTTACGTTAACGTTAATGATCCACTGATGAGAATATTAGCTGTTTTATCTTTAAAAGGTGAAATTTTGCTGAATGAGGCAGAGAAAATGATCAGCAAAGAATTGATAAGGGATATGATTAATCAGCATGTTTTCTCTCATGATACAAAAAAGAATACTTTACGTTTAAATCAAAGAAAATCTCACATTCTAGTAGATCCTAATATCATTGAGAGAAAGTTAGTTACTTTGCGCGAAAAAGAACTGCTTATTGAAAAATCAGTAATGAGCATTAACGATTTATTTGATAAACTTTCTGGAAATTTCACATTTGATGTTTTATCGACAACAACAATATTTTATCCATTTTATAAGGCGATTGTAGTTGATAAGGATGGAGGAGAACGTTATATATATATTGATGGAGTTACTAAGCGCGCATGGTCGGAACCTTAA
- a CDS encoding DHH family phosphoesterase, protein MLINNKTALINWIINTDAHRILITGHANADPDAVASALGLKELITKIKSSTIIIDITFPEGISESSSRVLESLNFLDAITSVEPNHDCYILVDTSTPEQLGELGKKILESKKPIIIIDHHKILPSDKITIVYADENSPSSTELVYDLFREFLLIPSQKIAQLLLTAIIYETRRFTFARTLTFKTVIDLIQAGADYNLAQDLIKLEMDYSEKIARLKAASRIRVYSVDKKIIAITWIGAFEASVAKSLIDLGADVVFVLNTDDNVVSRISARSKSNIEIDLSEIMIKIARKFSGIGGGHKNAAGAHLKGESELITREILKELETKMGKLKRLI, encoded by the coding sequence TTGCTAATAAATAATAAGACTGCATTAATCAACTGGATCATTAACACTGATGCGCATAGAATACTCATTACAGGCCATGCTAACGCTGATCCTGATGCTGTAGCCAGCGCATTGGGCTTAAAAGAATTGATAACTAAAATAAAAAGTAGTACAATAATAATAGATATAACATTTCCTGAAGGCATAAGCGAATCCTCATCACGTGTACTAGAATCATTGAACTTTCTCGATGCGATAACATCTGTAGAACCTAACCATGACTGCTACATATTAGTTGATACATCAACACCTGAACAACTAGGCGAACTAGGTAAAAAAATATTGGAAAGTAAAAAACCTATAATCATAATAGACCATCATAAAATATTACCATCAGATAAAATAACTATCGTGTATGCTGATGAAAACTCCCCATCAAGCACTGAACTAGTTTATGACCTTTTCAGAGAATTTCTCCTTATACCCTCACAAAAAATTGCCCAACTTTTACTTACTGCAATAATATATGAAACCAGACGCTTCACGTTCGCCCGCACATTAACGTTCAAAACTGTTATAGATTTAATACAAGCAGGCGCAGACTATAACCTAGCTCAAGATCTAATTAAGCTTGAAATGGATTATTCCGAAAAAATAGCCAGGCTAAAAGCAGCTAGCAGAATTAGAGTATATTCTGTAGATAAAAAAATTATAGCAATAACGTGGATTGGAGCCTTTGAAGCTTCAGTCGCTAAATCATTGATTGATCTGGGAGCTGACGTAGTATTTGTTCTTAACACAGATGATAATGTAGTTTCCAGAATATCTGCCAGATCAAAGTCAAACATAGAGATCGATCTAAGCGAAATAATGATAAAAATCGCTAGGAAATTCAGCGGCATAGGTGGAGGACACAAGAACGCAGCAGGAGCGCATCTAAAAGGAGAAAGCGAACTAATCACAAGAGAAATACTAAAAGAATTAGAAACAAAAATGGGAAAACTCAAAAGACTAATATAG
- a CDS encoding prefoldin subunit beta has translation MSATLPPEIQNQTNRVKQLEDQLKLVVARRQQVKAELIDVESALAELEKMSSDAVVYKSIGNILVKSSRDELISELKEHKETLELQEMTLGKQETSMRKQWEQAVADLNALLIKYGLIKSGGTATSSGS, from the coding sequence GTGTCAGCAACATTACCCCCCGAGATCCAGAACCAAACAAACCGCGTGAAACAGCTAGAAGATCAATTAAAGCTAGTTGTAGCACGAAGACAACAAGTAAAAGCTGAACTAATTGACGTCGAAAGTGCACTAGCCGAGCTAGAAAAAATGAGCTCCGATGCTGTTGTTTACAAATCGATAGGAAATATTTTAGTAAAATCATCACGCGACGAATTAATCAGCGAGTTAAAAGAACATAAAGAAACATTAGAATTACAAGAAATGACACTAGGAAAACAAGAAACCAGCATGAGAAAACAATGGGAACAAGCTGTCGCCGATCTCAATGCATTACTCATTAAATATGGACTAATAAAAAGTGGAGGAACAGCAACTAGTAGCGGAAGTTAG
- a CDS encoding KEOPS complex subunit Pcc1, producing MNNRYREQPTNVVKNSKKIKMITLTLELNFKDENDAKIVYSVLNPEVRTKISKDVSSSIKLEGRQVFISVQSSQLPKMRAVINSYGRLISVIHKIISVVKEVE from the coding sequence ATGAACAATAGATACAGAGAACAACCCACTAACGTTGTAAAAAATAGTAAAAAAATAAAGATGATAACATTAACATTAGAGTTAAATTTTAAAGATGAAAACGATGCCAAGATAGTTTATTCAGTATTAAACCCTGAAGTTAGAACAAAAATTTCTAAAGACGTGAGCTCATCTATTAAGTTAGAGGGAAGGCAAGTCTTTATATCTGTGCAAAGTTCTCAATTACCAAAGATGAGGGCTGTTATAAATTCATATGGAAGGTTAATAAGTGTGATTCATAAAATAATTAGTGTGGTTAAGGAGGTTGAATAA
- a CDS encoding 50S ribosomal protein L37ae — MGKLKVTGPAGSFGSRYGTSLRKRWIEVITEYRKPKICPKCGTLGQIKRIKSGLWVCHKCGNLFAGGAYVTITPIGKMSVTKMTMSTKETQQTQQ, encoded by the coding sequence ATGGGAAAATTAAAAGTTACAGGTCCTGCAGGGAGTTTTGGATCGAGATATGGTACTTCTTTAAGAAAACGTTGGATAGAAGTAATAACAGAATACAGAAAACCAAAAATTTGCCCGAAATGCGGTACCTTAGGACAGATAAAACGTATAAAATCTGGGTTATGGGTGTGTCATAAATGCGGAAATCTATTCGCTGGCGGAGCTTACGTAACAATCACACCAATAGGAAAAATGTCAGTAACAAAAATGACAATGAGTACAAAAGAAACTCAACAAACACAGCAATAA
- the rrp42 gene encoding exosome complex protein Rrp42: METLRQRFIPSIKKESIIKLLETNKRDDGRSLLDFREMEVKLGIINNANGSAQVHLGNTIATVGVKVEPGNPFPDEPDKGVLMVNSEFPPVASPDFEPGPPDENAIELARIVDRGIRESKFIKLEELVIIPGQKVWVVWVDIYVLNHDGNLIDASGIATVLALMNTKIPKTTVEAGGIKFLNEKYPLPLRSPPVFMTYAKLNNKILLDPSLDEELISDARLTLTITSDNMICAMQKGGKGTFTLEDIKTIIDNSIKLSPIIRERMLKLALG; the protein is encoded by the coding sequence ATGGAAACACTTCGTCAAAGATTTATTCCAAGCATAAAGAAAGAAAGCATAATTAAACTACTTGAAACCAATAAAAGAGATGATGGGCGTAGTTTACTAGATTTCAGAGAAATGGAAGTAAAACTTGGCATTATCAATAACGCTAACGGATCAGCACAAGTTCACCTAGGAAATACTATTGCAACTGTTGGTGTAAAAGTGGAACCAGGAAATCCATTTCCTGACGAACCCGACAAAGGAGTACTAATGGTGAACTCCGAATTTCCACCTGTAGCATCACCGGATTTTGAACCAGGACCACCTGATGAGAATGCAATAGAACTAGCGCGCATTGTAGACAGAGGAATCAGGGAATCAAAATTTATTAAACTTGAAGAACTTGTCATCATACCAGGACAAAAAGTATGGGTTGTTTGGGTTGATATATATGTTTTAAACCATGATGGAAACTTAATAGATGCCTCAGGTATTGCAACTGTTCTAGCCCTAATGAACACAAAGATTCCAAAAACTACTGTCGAAGCAGGTGGCATAAAGTTTTTAAATGAAAAATATCCTTTACCACTCAGGAGTCCTCCAGTCTTCATGACGTACGCAAAACTTAACAATAAGATATTACTCGACCCATCGCTAGATGAAGAACTAATATCTGACGCACGTTTAACATTGACAATAACCAGTGATAACATGATCTGCGCCATGCAAAAAGGCGGTAAAGGAACTTTTACATTGGAGGATATAAAGACTATAATAGATAACTCTATAAAGTTGTCCCCTATAATTAGAGAACGTATGCTGAAATTGGCATTAGGGTGA